A genomic stretch from Haemophilus parainfluenzae ATCC 33392 includes:
- the dapB gene encoding 4-hydroxy-tetrahydrodipicolinate reductase, translating into MTLKIAIAGAGGRMGRQLIQAVHNAEGTELGAAFERKGSSLVGADAGELAGIGALGIKVSDDLNAEKDNFDLLIDFTRPEGTLEHIAFCVANNKKMVIGTTGFDDVGKAAIQAASEKIAIVFASNFSVGVNLVFKLLEKAAKVMGDYCDIEIIEAHHRHKVDAPSGTALSMGEHIAKTLGRDLKTHGVFCREGITGERKRDEIGFSTIRASDVVGEHSVWFADIGERVEIAHKASSRMTFANGAVRAGKWLEKQSHGLFDMTDVLDLNNL; encoded by the coding sequence ATGACATTAAAAATTGCGATCGCCGGTGCTGGCGGAAGAATGGGGCGTCAATTAATTCAAGCCGTACATAATGCAGAAGGAACAGAATTAGGTGCGGCTTTTGAACGTAAGGGTTCCTCTTTAGTCGGTGCAGATGCCGGTGAGCTTGCGGGTATTGGTGCATTAGGTATCAAAGTATCAGATGATTTAAATGCAGAAAAAGACAACTTTGATTTGCTGATTGATTTCACGCGTCCGGAAGGCACGCTTGAGCATATCGCATTTTGTGTCGCTAATAATAAAAAGATGGTAATTGGTACCACAGGTTTTGATGATGTAGGTAAAGCCGCAATTCAAGCCGCATCAGAAAAAATTGCCATTGTATTTGCCTCAAATTTCAGCGTAGGGGTGAATTTGGTGTTTAAACTATTAGAAAAAGCTGCCAAAGTGATGGGTGATTATTGCGATATCGAAATCATTGAAGCACACCATCGTCACAAAGTGGATGCACCATCTGGTACCGCACTTTCTATGGGTGAACACATTGCGAAAACTCTTGGGCGTGATTTGAAAACACATGGCGTATTTTGTCGCGAAGGCATTACAGGCGAACGCAAACGTGATGAAATTGGTTTCTCTACCATTCGTGCTTCAGATGTAGTGGGGGAACATAGTGTCTGGTTTGCGGATATTGGAGAGCGCGTTGAAATTGCTCACAAAGCATCAAGCCGTATGACCTTTGCTAATGGCGCAGTGCGTGCAGGTAAATGGTTGGAAAAACAATCTCACGGATTGTTCGATATGACAGATGTGTTGGATTTGAATAATTTATAA
- the thiL gene encoding thiamine-phosphate kinase — MSTGEFDLIGRYFSIQKGNQHFVDFSIGDDCAITHIPEGYQLAITTDTMVEGSHFLSSISPQDLAYKAIATNLSDLAAMGAKPAWISLALTLPEVDENWLSQFSQSLFDTLNQYDVTLIGGDTTKGPLSITITAQGFVPKGKALFRHNAKVGDVIYVSGTLGDSAAGLNWILQGKSAVDFDTEFLVKRHFHPTPRVELGQALVNVAHSCIDISDGFVADLGHILTRSQCSAEIELSTLPLSTPLKKTYRLEKTEAFALSGGEDYELCFTVPANKKAEIEKLSQSLNIPCTCIGKIVQQNNNPITFFKDGRIINYQALSGFDHFKDK; from the coding sequence ATGAGTACGGGTGAATTTGATCTTATAGGGCGATATTTCTCAATACAAAAAGGCAATCAACACTTTGTTGATTTCAGTATTGGGGATGATTGTGCAATCACTCATATTCCAGAAGGCTATCAGCTTGCCATTACCACCGATACAATGGTCGAGGGCTCGCATTTTTTATCTTCCATTTCTCCCCAAGATTTAGCGTATAAAGCTATCGCGACAAATCTAAGTGATTTAGCTGCTATGGGCGCTAAACCCGCTTGGATTTCTCTTGCACTCACATTACCTGAAGTTGATGAAAACTGGCTGAGCCAATTTAGTCAAAGCTTGTTTGATACATTAAATCAATATGATGTAACATTAATTGGTGGCGATACAACGAAAGGCCCACTTTCTATAACCATTACGGCACAAGGTTTCGTACCAAAAGGAAAGGCTTTATTCCGACATAACGCGAAGGTTGGTGATGTAATTTATGTATCGGGCACGTTAGGTGATAGTGCAGCGGGTTTAAATTGGATCTTACAAGGTAAAAGTGCGGTCGATTTTGATACTGAATTTTTAGTAAAACGCCATTTTCATCCAACGCCACGCGTTGAATTAGGTCAAGCCTTAGTGAATGTAGCGCATTCATGCATAGATATTTCAGATGGTTTTGTTGCTGATTTAGGGCATATTTTAACGAGAAGCCAATGTTCTGCAGAGATTGAGTTATCTACCTTGCCTTTATCCACACCACTCAAAAAAACATATCGCTTAGAAAAGACAGAAGCGTTTGCATTAAGTGGCGGGGAAGATTATGAGCTTTGCTTTACGGTTCCTGCAAATAAAAAGGCCGAGATTGAAAAGTTATCCCAATCGTTGAATATACCTTGCACTTGTATCGGAAAAATTGTTCAGCAAAATAACAATCCGATTACTTTTTTTAAAGATGGACGTATCATCAATTATCAAGCGCTGTCTGGTTTCGATCATTTTAAGGATAAATAA
- a CDS encoding YgiW/YdeI family stress tolerance OB fold protein — protein MKKFALATLLALSTSVAFAGFNGNTAQGGFQGGDQGQQLTVKQALSAKDNSMITLVGNITQQIDGDEYVFTDGTDQIKLEIKNRVWNGLNVGPQDKIRVYGKLDNDAFEKAELEVISVEKAQ, from the coding sequence ATGAAAAAATTTGCTTTAGCGACTCTTTTAGCTTTATCTACTTCAGTGGCATTTGCTGGTTTTAATGGCAACACTGCACAAGGTGGCTTCCAAGGTGGTGATCAAGGTCAACAACTTACTGTTAAACAAGCATTATCTGCGAAAGATAATTCTATGATTACCTTAGTAGGTAACATCACTCAACAAATTGATGGTGATGAATATGTTTTCACCGATGGTACAGACCAAATCAAATTGGAAATTAAAAACCGTGTTTGGAATGGTTTAAATGTGGGACCTCAGGATAAAATCCGCGTTTACGGTAAATTAGATAATGACGCTTTTGAAAAAGCAGAGCTTGAAGTCATTAGCGTTGAAAAAGCGCAATAA
- a CDS encoding phosphatidylglycerophosphatase A family protein, whose product MNSSPLDRVSLKNPVHLLALGFGSGLIRPAPGTWGSLAGTILGSALLACLGLKIFLILTALCFALGCYLCQKTADDMGVHDHGSIVWDEFVGVFIVLASIPTLSLPWIVIAFILFRFFDILKPYPIRYFDQKLKSGFGIMMDDVLAAVYAVIVIAILSIVGLPC is encoded by the coding sequence ATGAATAGTTCACCTCTTGATAGAGTTAGCTTAAAAAATCCAGTTCATTTACTTGCATTAGGTTTCGGTTCAGGACTCATTCGTCCTGCACCGGGGACATGGGGAAGTTTAGCCGGAACGATTTTAGGTTCGGCATTATTAGCTTGTCTTGGACTAAAAATCTTCTTAATTTTGACCGCACTTTGTTTTGCGCTTGGCTGTTACTTATGTCAAAAAACGGCTGATGATATGGGCGTTCATGATCACGGTTCTATTGTTTGGGATGAATTTGTTGGGGTATTTATCGTATTAGCCTCGATTCCAACTTTATCATTACCTTGGATTGTCATTGCCTTTATACTTTTCCGTTTCTTTGATATTTTAAAACCTTATCCAATCCGATACTTTGATCAAAAACTGAAAAGCGGTTTTGGGATTATGATGGATGATGTTTTAGCAGCAGTCTATGCTGTTATCGTGATTGCGATACTAAGTATTGTAGGCTTGCCATGCTAA
- the yfaE gene encoding class I ribonucleotide reductase maintenance protein YfaE: MKIHLIQRQITLDFDNQTSLLNFLEQHQIHHEYQCRSGYCGSCRVKITKGKVSYAEAPLAFIQPDEILLCCCRVESDLEIEL; this comes from the coding sequence ATGAAAATTCATCTTATTCAGCGCCAAATCACCTTAGATTTCGATAACCAAACTTCCCTGCTTAACTTTTTAGAACAACATCAAATTCACCATGAATATCAATGTCGTTCGGGCTATTGTGGTTCTTGCCGCGTGAAGATCACAAAAGGCAAGGTGTCTTACGCTGAAGCCCCCCTTGCCTTTATCCAACCCGATGAGATTTTGCTCTGTTGTTGTCGGGTGGAAAGTGATTTAGAAATAGAATTATAA
- a CDS encoding LysE family transporter, protein MLNLMIIHLVGLLSPGPDFFYVSRVSAMSSRREAIGGVIGITIGVLIWATAAVLGLAIIFATMPIIQGIVMMLGGAYLVYLGIKMAKVKNNAVFDEKQNANVPNQSTLTSIMKGLLVNLSNAKVVIYFSSVMSLVLVNITETSQILTALAVITVETFLYFYIISVLFSRSVAKQFYSQYSRYIDNAAGLIFIFFGIYLIYSGVQHALI, encoded by the coding sequence ATGCTAAATTTGATGATTATTCATCTTGTTGGTTTACTTTCGCCTGGCCCTGATTTTTTCTATGTCAGTCGAGTTTCAGCGATGAGTTCTCGTCGAGAAGCCATTGGTGGCGTGATTGGGATTACCATTGGGGTATTAATCTGGGCGACGGCTGCTGTTTTAGGGCTCGCCATTATTTTTGCCACCATGCCAATTATTCAAGGCATTGTGATGATGCTTGGTGGAGCCTATTTAGTTTATCTCGGCATTAAAATGGCAAAAGTAAAAAACAATGCGGTTTTTGATGAAAAGCAGAATGCAAATGTGCCAAATCAATCAACCTTAACGAGCATTATGAAAGGCTTATTAGTCAATTTATCTAATGCTAAAGTTGTGATTTATTTCAGCAGTGTGATGTCATTGGTTCTAGTGAATATTACCGAAACATCACAAATTTTGACCGCACTTGCCGTGATTACCGTAGAAACCTTTTTATATTTCTATATCATTTCGGTGCTTTTCTCTCGTTCTGTTGCAAAACAGTTTTATAGCCAATATAGTCGCTATATTGATAATGCAGCAGGGCTGATTTTTATTTTCTTCGGAATCTATTTAATTTATAGTGGCGTTCAACACGCTTTAATTTGA